TCGCCGCGAGGGTAGGACCAGATTACCGTCGCCACACCTTTGGCCGCGGCTTCTTCGCGCATAGCGCTGATTTCTTCGAACATATCAAGCCCAGCCGAGGAGCCGGGGTAGATTGTGAAGCCAATCGCCGAGGCGCCAATACGCAACGCGTCATCAACACTTGCGGTAATCGCTTGGTCTTTCAGAGCCGCATTGGGGATCAAGGAATTCGCCGAGTTCACCTTAAGGATTGTTGGGATTTGCCCTGCGAAAGTATCAGCTCCGGCCTCGAGTAGGCCCAGAGGAGCCGCAAAAGCGTTGAGGCCCGCGTCGATGGCCAGTTGATAGTGATAGTGGGGGTCATAGGCGGCGGGGTTGGCCGCGAAACTGCGCGCGCCACCATGTTCAAACCCTTGGTCCACGGGAAGGATGATCACTTTCCCCGTGCCTCCGAGTTCCCCGTTCATCAGGATGCGGCAGAGATTGGCTTTTACGCCGGGTGTCTCGCCTTCATATTTGGAAAGAATTTGCTGAACGATGGGGGTAGCTCTCATGGGATGATGTCCTCTTTGGCAGATGATTTTTGGGCCATAGGGTCGTCATACAGAGCAGGGAGGTGGTTTCAAGTTTGATAGCGTTAACATGATGGATGATTGCGCTAACGGGCTGAAATGATGCGTTGAATTTCACATAATGGAACAAAGTTGCGCAAAAAAAAGGCGCGCCATTTCGGGGCGCGCCTTTTGGATTATTGGGAAAAATTACCCTTCGAGAGCGGCAACGCCCGGAAGGGCTTTGCCTTCCATCCACTCAAGAAAAGCGCCACCCGCGGTTGAGATATAGGTGAAGTCCTCGGCGGCTCCGGTTTTGTTAAGCGCGGCAACCGTGTCGCCTCCGCCAGCAACCGAGATCAAGTTGCCAGCTTTGGTCATGGCTGCGGCTTGCTCGGCCGCCGCATTGGTCGCCGTATCAAACGGTGCAATTTCAAACGCACCAAGGGGGCCATTCCAAATCAGGGTTTCACTGGCGGCCATAGCTTGCGAAATAATCGCGACCGTGGCGGGGCCTGCATCCAAAATCATCGCGTCGGCGGGGCAGGCGTCGGCGGCAACCGTTTCGTTCTTTGTATTCGCGGCAAATTCCCACGCGACCACAACATCTACGGGCAGGATCACATTACAATTGGCGGTTTTTGCCTTGGCCAAAATCTCCAACGCCGTGCCTGTCATCTCATGCTCAGCCAGCGATTTTCCGACATTGATCCCCTGTGCTGCAAGGAAGGTATTGGCCATGCCGCCGCCGATAACGAGGTGGTCAACTTTAGCCACTAAATTGCCCAGAAGTTCAAGTTTTGTAGATACTTTCGCGCCACCAACAACCGCCATGACGGGGCGTTTCGGGGTGCTAAGCGCGCCCTCAAGCGCGGACAATTCCGCCTGCATCAAACGGCCTGCACATGACGGCAAAAGGCGCGCGATGGCTTCGGTGGAGGCATGCGCGCGGTGGGCGGCGGAAAACGCATCGTTGCAATAAATATCGCCAAGTCCTGCCAAACGCGCGGCAAAGGCAGGGTCGTTTTTCTCTTCACCTGGCGCAAACCGGAGGTTTTCCAGCAACAAAACTTCGCCGTCTTTCATCGCAGCAACCGCCGCGCCGTATTGCCCGTCCGCAAATAGAACGTCTTGGCCAAGGGCCGCCGAAAGCGCGGGTAAAACGATCCGCAAGCTCATCTCAGGCACAACTTGTCCCTTGGGACGACCATAATGCGCCATCAAAATGGGTTTGCCGCCACGGGCCAAAATATCGCGAACTGTGGGGATAATACGTTGAATGCGCGTGTCGTCGGTGACGACTCCATCGGCAACCGGCACGTTGATATCCACACGGACCAAAACGCGTTTTTGGGCGAGATCCATGTCGTCGAGGGTTTTCCAAGCCATGTGTCGGCTCCTGTTTTGAAGGTGATTTGCCCTTTCACACAGCATCTTGCGGCTCGCGTCAAGCATTTGCCTCTTTTCCTTTGGCTCTATCGCGCATAAGTTTAGGCAAACCACGCTATAAGGACATTGAAATGACTGATTACAAAGATCCCGAAAACACAATCTTGCTCGAACTAAAAGGCGGCACCGTCGTCATCGAATTGCTTCCTGATGTGGCACCTGCCCACGTTGCACGGATGAAAGAACTGGCGCGCTCTGGTGCCTATGACAACGTCGCGTTCCACCGCGTCATTCCTGGCTTTATGGCGCAAACTGGCGACGTGGCGCATGGCAACATGGAAAACGATTTTAACCTGCGTCGCGCTGGCACTGGTGCCTCCGAGATGCCTGATGTTCCCGCAGAATTCTCCAAAATCCCCCACGCTCGCGGCTCGATTGGTGCGGCGCGTTCGGCGAACCCAAACTCGGCTAACTCCCAGTTTTTCATCAACTTTTCCGACAATGACTTCTTGAACGGTCAATACACTGTCTATGGTCAAGTTAAGTCAGGCATGGAACACGTCGACGCAATCGTTGTGGGCGAGCCTCCTGAAAACCCCGATCGTATGATCAGCATGAAAGTTGCCGCCGATGCGTAACAATGACATGATTGCAGCGGGTCTTGGCATTCTGGGCGTCGCTGTTTTTGGCGCTTGGTTCATGATGGATCAAACCGCAAATGCACAGACCGCGCTTGCCGAAGATGGACCGGGCCCAAACCTCGTGATTGACGTCGCTGGTGGCACCGAAGGGCAAATCGTCATCGATCTTTTGTCCGAAGTTGCCCCCAAACACGTCGAACGTATCGTGACCCTCGCCAACGAAGGCGCCTATGACAATGTGGCATTTCACCGTGTTATCGACGGTTTCATGGCGCAAACAGGCGACGTTGAGAACGCGAAGATGGACGGAGATTTGGATCTCGCGGGCACTGGTGGTTCGGTTTATGACGATCTGAAAGCCGAATTCTCGGCTGAGACGTTCAACCGCGGCGCTGTGGGCATGGCCCGTTCGCAAAGTCCCGATTCTGCGAACAGTCAGTTCTTCATCATGTTCGCCCCTGCGCCCCATTTGGACGGTCAATACTCCGTTGTCGGCCATGTGATCGCAGGTATGGACGTGGTTGACGCGATCAAACTCGGCACAGGGCAGGGCGGATCGGTTTCCGACCCTGACTATATGTCGACAGTTACCGTCGTAGAATAAGAGTTAGCGCCCGCCCTCTAACGGTGGGCGCTTTTTTACGGAATGACGCGGGTTCAAGACCGCGTGAGAGGGGCTATGTTTTGCGGCCCGTCCTTGTCACACTCCTCTGATCAACAGGAGGAAGCTATGACGCCCAAGTCCCATCTATTGACCCTTGTTTTTATCTGCAGCGCAAGCCTTGCAGCGGCAAATCCCGATGCGTGGAAATCCGAATGGCCCAGCACCGATTTCACCACCACAACCATTGACGATTGGTCCGAAATTCTCTCTGGTGGCCCGCCCAAAGATGGCATTCCAGCTCTGTCAGATCCGTCATTTATAGCAGTTTCTGACGAGGCAAAAATCGGTGGCAAAGAGCCGGTTATCACGTTGGAAATAAAAGGGGAAGCGCCGCGCGCCTACCCAATCCGCTATCTCACATGGCATGAAATCGTCAATGATGACGTGGGCGATACCCCTGTGGCCGTGACCTTCTGTCCCCTGTGTAATTCTGGCATGGTTTTTGACCGCCGTTTGGGAGGTGACTTGCTCACATTTGGCGTGTCAGGCAAGCTGCGCAACTCGGATATGGTGATGTTTGATCGCGAGACCGAAAGCTGGTGGCAACAGGCGATTGGAACGGGCATTGTCGGCGCCCATACGGGCGACGAGCTGACGCAATTGCCCGCATGGATGGAGGGTTTCGACCAGTTCAAGGCGCGCAATCCAAATGGCCTTGTGATGAAAGAGCCAGACTGGCCGCGTAGTTATGGCCAGAATCCCTATCGTGGCTATGACAGTTCAAGTCAGCCGTTTTTATATCGGGGTGAAAATCCGCCGCATGGCATTTCGCCTCTGATGCGCGTTGTACGTGTCGGGGATGCCGCATGGCCGTTGGATCGCCTGTCTGAAGTCGGTGAAGTTACTGAAAATGGGGTCAAAATCACGTGGCGTGAGGGCCAAACCAGTGTGCTGGATAAAGCCGATATCGCCACTAGTCGCGAGGTTGGCAGCATCCGTGTCAAAGACGCAAGCACTGGCGCGGATGTGCCGCATGACGTGCTGTTTGCCTTTGCGTTTCACGCCTTCTGGCCAGACGGAAAATGGATGCTCAAATAGAGAACGCGCCGCAATGGGCGCGTTCTCCAGTAACTTCGGTGATTAACCTTGTGCAACAACCAAGGCGTGGCGTTTCTTGCCCGCGCTCAGCTTCATCGGGGCTGCAAGCGCCGCCATATCGATCATCAAGCCAGCGTCCGTAAGGGCTTCGTCGTTAACCTTTGCACCGTTTTCCGAGATCAGGCGTTTGGCTTCTTTGCCTGACTTCACTAAGCCCGATTTGACCAAAAGTTGGACGATGGAAATGCCGTCGCCAATGTCTTCGGCGCTCAGGGTCACGGTCGGTAAGTCGTCGCCAATCCCGCCCTTTTCAAACACTTCGCGTGCCGTCGCTTCGGCGGTCTTGGCGGCCTCTGCACCATGCGCGAGGGTCGTGACTTCGTTGGCGAGGAGGATTTTCGCAGCATTGATTTCGGACCCTTCAAGGGCGCCCAAACGGTCGCATTCCTCAATCGGAAGCTCGGTATAAAGCTTAAGAAAACGGCCCACATCAGCATCCGTCGTATTGCGCCAGAATTGCCAGAATTCATACGGGCTGCGCATCGCAGGATTGAGCCAAACCGCGCCATCTTGCGACTTGCCCATTTTCTTGCCATCCGACGTCGTCAAAAGGGGCGACGTCATGCCATAAATCTGGTGGTCCAGAACGCGGCGCGTCAGGTCGATCCCGTTGACAATATTACCCCATTGATCCGACCCGCCAAGCTGAAGGAGACAGCCGTAACGACGGTTTAGCTCAAGGAAATCATAGGCTTGGAGAATCATGTAGTTGAATTCAAGGAAGCTCAGACTCTGTTCACGATCAAGGCGCGATTTCACGCTCTCAAACGCCAGCATACGGTTGACCGAGAAATGCCGCCCAATGTCACGTAAAAACTCAAGATAGTTCAAGCCATCAAGCCATTCGGCGTTGTTCACCATCACCGCATCGGTTGGGCCGTCACCAAAGGTAACATAGGCCGAGAACACCTGTTTGATGCCGTCGATATTGGCGTTGATTTGGTCGTCCGTTAACAAAGGCCGCTCATCCGCCCGAAAGGAAGGGTCGCCAACCTTGGTCGTGCCGCCGCCCATCAAAACGATCGGTTTGTGGCCAGATTTTTGCAGCCAGCGTAGCATCATGATTTGTATCAAGCTGCCCACGTGCAAGGAATTCGCCGTGGCGTCAAACCCGATATAGGCTGGAACGACGCCTGCGATCAGCGCTTCGTCGAGCGATTGATAATCGGTGCAGTCGGCCAAATAGCCGCGGTCGATCATCACACGCATAAACTCTGATTTTGGGTGGTAGGTCATCGTCATTTGGTCCATTCTATTCGTTAACGCCTCTGGGTATAGGGGGGCTGCGCACAAAGGGGAAGTACATGTTGGAAGCTGGGGCAATTTGGTCGATCGGAACGATGTCTGGAACGTCGCTTGACGGGGTCGATGCCGCTGCAATTTTGACGGATGGCGAGGAAATCTTTGAGTTTGGTGAAAGTGCGTATCATCCGTATTCCTCTGAGGAGAGCGCGCCGATTGCTGCGGCCTTTGGATTGTGGCCAGGGGATGCCGGTGTGGAGGAGGCCGCTGAGGCGGTCGAGATCGTCCATGCCAATGTTTTGAGTCAGTTTCAGCGCCCGCAACTCATTGGTTTTCATGGACAAACTCTTTCTCATGAACCTCATGGCCGTGGCACACATCAGGCCGGAAACGGCCGTGTTTTGGCGGAGGTTTTGGACTGTCCGGTGGTGTGGGATTTCCGGTCTAGCGATGTGGAAATGGGGGGGAAGGCGCACCACTTGCGCCGTTTTTCCACTTTGCCTGTGCGAAATTTATTGGCACCGAAGGGCCGATTGTGTTTTTGAATTTGGGCGGGGTTGGCAATATGACGTGGGTTGATCCCAGCGCCAGTTACCCCGAAGAGGATGGCGCGTTGCTCGCGTTTGACACGGGGCCTGCGAATGCGCCGATCAATGATTTGATGCTCGCGCGTCGCGGAGAATCTTTTGACAAAGATGGCGCTTTGGCGGCGGATGGCGAGGTTGACGAGGCGCTGGTTGAGCAGTTTCTTGAGGATGCGTATTTCTATCGTATGCCTCCTAAGTCATTGGATAGAGATAGTTTTCCAGATATCGCGGATTGGGTTGGTCACATGGATGACGCCGATGCGGTGGCGACGGTGACGGCCATGGTGGCCGCTTCGGCGGCGAAGGGTTTGGAGCATTGTCCGAGCCCTCCGCAGGGGGTTTTGGTCTGTGGAGGTGGGCGTAAAAACGTCACTTTGATGTCGATGTTGTCGATGTTTATGGACTGTCCGGTGGCGCCGATTGAGAACGCGGGCCTTGATGGGGACATGCTTGAGGCGCAAGCGTTCGGGTTTTTGGCGGTGAGGGTTGCGCGCGGTTTCACGACCTCGGCCCCCGGAACGACGGGGGTGCGGGTGCCGATTGGCGGCGGCATTTTGAGCGAGCCGACGGGGGCGTTACGCAAGGAAGTTTAAAAACTTTAAACTCCTGAGAGGGGCTTTTTTAAAGTTTTTATACATTTTTGAGCCGGAAATTAGCCGCGCGGGATGTCGAAATCTGGCGGGGCGAGGGTGAATTTGGCAAATTCAAATCCGGGCGAGACGGTGCAGCCGACGAGGGTAAACGCGCCGTCGGTTCTGGCGGCTTGCCAGTGGTTTGGCGCCACGAGAATTTGCGGGGTTTGGTTCGCGAGCACGTCGGGGCCAAGGCAGTGGTCAATGGCGGGGCCTTGGGCGGTTTCGGCGATGGAAAGTGTTAACGTCGCCCCCGCGTAATAGTGCCAAATCTCGGCGGTATCGACCCAGTGCCAATGGCTTGCTTCGCCCTCTTTCAGCAGAAAATAAATGCAGGTCCCCGCTGCGCGACCTTCGTTATCGGCTTGCCACGTTTGGCGGTAATAGCCGCCTTCGGGTGGGGCGCGAGGTTGAGTTGGGCGATGATTTTGTCGGCTGTTTGCATGGAGGAACCTCAGGGGCTTTGGGGCGAGACGTTCATAAAGTATGAGGCATAGAAACGGTTGCCTAATCCTTTGTCAATTCATGCAAAATCCGCGTTTCGTTTGCAGCACAATTTTTCGGCGCGTCGGATCGGCGGATCATAGCAGAAGCGGCGGAGGGCTTGCTTGCATGTGATCCTGAAAATAGCGTAAGCAGCAGCCGTTCCCCTTGGCCCAAAAATGGATAGAATTCGCATGCTTCGCAAACGACTTGAGCAAATTGTAAATCATAGGCTGTTTGAGCCGACGATTATTGTGTTGGTGGTGGTGAATGCGATTGTTTTGGCGTTGGAAACCGTGCCCCAAGCGATGAAATTTGCTGGACCGTTTCTAAAAGTGATGGATGTCACTATTCTTGGGCTGTTTGTCGTTGAAATTTTGCTGCGGCTTTCCGTTGATTGTCGGGGATTCTGGCGCGACCCTTGGCGTATCTTTGACTTCACGATTGTTGCGGTTGCCTTGCTGCCTGCGGTTGGACCGCTGGCTGTTTTGCGGGCGTTCCGTATTTTGCGGGTTTTGCGCTTGGTTTCGACCGTGCCGTCGATGCGCCGCGTGGTGAATGGGCTTATGCAGGCCCTGCCGGGGATGGGGGCGATTGTCCTGTTATTGGGGCTTATCTTCTTTGTTTTCGCGGTTATTTCGACAAAACTTTATGCCGTGGCCTTTCCAGACTGGTTTGGGACGTTGGGCGCTTCGGCCTATACGCTGTTCCAGATAATGACGCTTGAGAGCTGGTCGATGGGCATTGTGCGCCCCGTCATGGAGATTTACCCGTGGTCGTGGGTGTTATTTGTGCCGTTTATCGTGATGACGGCCTTTGCGGTCTTGAACCTGTTTATTGGTGTGATTGTGGATGCAATGCAGTCGCAGCAGAGTGCGGAGGCGCATGATGAGCGTGAGGCGATGTCGGCGGAAACCTCGATGATCTTGCAGGAAGTGCGGGCATTGCGCGCAGAGGTGGCGGCGCTTCAAAGGGTTCGGGCGGCGGAATAAGCGGCCCCCAGAACGCAAAAAGCCCCCGCGATTGGCGAGGGCTTTCCGAGAATTTAGACGCTTATTTTAAGATCGAGAGGCCCGCGTAGACGGCGGTTTCGCCGAGGGCTTCTTCGATGCGGATCAGCTGGTTGTATTTTGCCAGACGGTCGGAGCGCGAGAGGGAGCCGGTTTTGATTTGGCCACAGTTTGTGGCAACCGCGAGGTCGGCGATTGTGGCGTCTTCGGTTTCACCAGAGCGGTGCGACATGACGTTGGTCATGCGGGCGCGGTGGGCCATATCGACGGCTTTCAATGTTTCGGAAAGCGTGCCGATTTGGTTCACTTTCACCAGCATCGCGTTTGCGGAACCGCGTTCGATGCCCATTGCGAGGCGCTCGGGGTTGGTCACGAAAAGATCGTCGCCCACGAGTTGGATTTTGTCACCAATGGTGTCGTTGAGAAGCTTCCAGCCGTCCCAATCGTCTTCGTCACAGCCATCCTCAATCGAGATGATCGGGTAGTCGGCGGCGAGTTTGGCGAGGTAGGCGACGTTTTCAGCGGAGGTGAGCGAAATGCCTTCGCCTTTCATCTCGTATTTGCCGTCTTTGTAGTATTCAGACGCGGCGCAATCGAGCGCGAGGTAGATGTCTTCGCCGGGTTTGTAGCCTGCTTTTTCAATCGCTTTAAGGATGAAATCAAGCGCGTCGCGGGTAGAAGAGAGGGCTGGTGCGAAGCCGCCTTCGTCGCCGATTGCTGTGCTGTAGCCCGCGTCGGAAAGTTCTTTTTTCAACGTGTGGAAGATTTCAGCGCCCATGCGGATGGCGTCGCGGATGTTGGTCGCGGAAACCGGCATGATCATGAATTCTTGGATGTCGATTGGGTTGTCGGCATGCTCGCCGCCATTGATGATGTTCATCATGGGTACGGGCAGAACGCGCGCGGAGGTGCCTCCGATATAGCGGTAGAGGGGTTGGCCGGAAGCTTCGGCGGCGGCTTTTGCAACTGCGAGGGAAACGCCGAGGATGGCGTTGGCGCCGAGGCGGGCTTTGTTTGGGGTGCCGTCGAGTTCGATCATGGTCGCGTCGATGGCTTCTTGTTCGGTGGCGTCCCAACCAACGAGGGCTTCGGCGATTTCGCCGTTAACCGCAGCAACCGCGTTCAAAACGCCTTTGCCCATATAGCGGGATTTGTCGCCGTCGCGCATTTCAACAGCTTCGTAAGCACCAGTGGAAGCGCCAGAAGGGACAGCCGCGCGGCCCATTGTGCCGTCTTCGAGGGTGACGTCGACTTCAACGGTGGGGTTGCCCCGGCTGTCGAGAATTTCGCGGGCAAAGATATCGATGATCGTGGTCATGTAGGGATGTCCTTTTGAAACAAATCACGGGAGGGCCAAGGGCCTTTTACGCAAGGGGGGGGCTCACGTCAAATAGATGCTCTATAGCGGGGGAGCGGTGACGGTTTTATGACGCTAGTTTTTCTTGAGCGGGACGCCGTAGAGCTCGAGGCGGTGGCCGCGTAATTCATAGCCGAGTTTCTGGGCGATTTTCTCTTGTAGGGCTTCGATGTCGGGATCGACAAATTCGATCACACGGCCTGAGTTCATGTCGATCAGGTGGTCGTGGTGGTCGCGGTCGGCGGCCTCGTAACGGGCGCGGCCATCGCCGAATTCGTGCTTCTCAAGGATACCGCTTTCCTCAAACAATTTGACGGTACGATAGACCGTGGCGATGGAGATTCTCGGGTCGAGTTTCACCGCTCGCGCGTAGAGTTCTTCGACGTCGGGATGGTCGGTCGCATCCTCTAGAACACCAGCGATTACGCGGCGTTGGTCGGTTAGGCGCAGGCCGTGTGCTTCGCAGCGGAGTAGAATTGTGTCTGTCATTATCCTGCGGTCCTCGTATTCATTCTGGCGTTTTCATAAGGGTTTCTGCGCGCGTTTTCCAGAGCCTATGCCCGAGAAAGCGACAAAACTGCCTCAATCGTTCGCAGGTTCCGCGTTGTGGTGGGGACGCCGAGGAGGCGCTCGCTGGCGGCCATGAGTTTGGAGCGGCCAATGCCAGAGGGGGCGAGGAGGTAGGCGGCGTGGTCTGTGATCTCGAAGGC
This Falsihalocynthiibacter arcticus DNA region includes the following protein-coding sequences:
- the tyrS gene encoding tyrosine--tRNA ligase, which translates into the protein MTYHPKSEFMRVMIDRGYLADCTDYQSLDEALIAGVVPAYIGFDATANSLHVGSLIQIMMLRWLQKSGHKPIVLMGGGTTKVGDPSFRADERPLLTDDQINANIDGIKQVFSAYVTFGDGPTDAVMVNNAEWLDGLNYLEFLRDIGRHFSVNRMLAFESVKSRLDREQSLSFLEFNYMILQAYDFLELNRRYGCLLQLGGSDQWGNIVNGIDLTRRVLDHQIYGMTSPLLTTSDGKKMGKSQDGAVWLNPAMRSPYEFWQFWRNTTDADVGRFLKLYTELPIEECDRLGALEGSEINAAKILLANEVTTLAHGAEAAKTAEATAREVFEKGGIGDDLPTVTLSAEDIGDGISIVQLLVKSGLVKSGKEAKRLISENGAKVNDEALTDAGLMIDMAALAAPMKLSAGKKRHALVVAQG
- a CDS encoding cupin domain-containing protein, encoding MRQPFLCLILYERLAPKPLRFLHANSRQNHRPTQPRAPPEGGYYRQTWQADNEGRAAGTCIYFLLKEGEASHWHWVDTAEIWHYYAGATLTLSIAETAQGPAIDHCLGPDVLANQTPQILVAPNHWQAARTDGAFTLVGCTVSPGFEFAKFTLAPPDFDIPRG
- a CDS encoding DUF3179 domain-containing protein, whose product is MTPKSHLLTLVFICSASLAAANPDAWKSEWPSTDFTTTTIDDWSEILSGGPPKDGIPALSDPSFIAVSDEAKIGGKEPVITLEIKGEAPRAYPIRYLTWHEIVNDDVGDTPVAVTFCPLCNSGMVFDRRLGGDLLTFGVSGKLRNSDMVMFDRETESWWQQAIGTGIVGAHTGDELTQLPAWMEGFDQFKARNPNGLVMKEPDWPRSYGQNPYRGYDSSSQPFLYRGENPPHGISPLMRVVRVGDAAWPLDRLSEVGEVTENGVKITWREGQTSVLDKADIATSREVGSIRVKDASTGADVPHDVLFAFAFHAFWPDGKWMLK
- a CDS encoding ion transporter is translated as MLRKRLEQIVNHRLFEPTIIVLVVVNAIVLALETVPQAMKFAGPFLKVMDVTILGLFVVEILLRLSVDCRGFWRDPWRIFDFTIVAVALLPAVGPLAVLRAFRILRVLRLVSTVPSMRRVVNGLMQALPGMGAIVLLLGLIFFVFAVISTKLYAVAFPDWFGTLGASAYTLFQIMTLESWSMGIVRPVMEIYPWSWVLFVPFIVMTAFAVLNLFIGVIVDAMQSQQSAEAHDEREAMSAETSMILQEVRALRAEVAALQRVRAAE
- the eno gene encoding phosphopyruvate hydratase; translated protein: MTTIIDIFAREILDSRGNPTVEVDVTLEDGTMGRAAVPSGASTGAYEAVEMRDGDKSRYMGKGVLNAVAAVNGEIAEALVGWDATEQEAIDATMIELDGTPNKARLGANAILGVSLAVAKAAAEASGQPLYRYIGGTSARVLPVPMMNIINGGEHADNPIDIQEFMIMPVSATNIRDAIRMGAEIFHTLKKELSDAGYSTAIGDEGGFAPALSSTRDALDFILKAIEKAGYKPGEDIYLALDCAASEYYKDGKYEMKGEGISLTSAENVAYLAKLAADYPIISIEDGCDEDDWDGWKLLNDTIGDKIQLVGDDLFVTNPERLAMGIERGSANAMLVKVNQIGTLSETLKAVDMAHRARMTNVMSHRSGETEDATIADLAVATNCGQIKTGSLSRSDRLAKYNQLIRIEEALGETAVYAGLSILK
- a CDS encoding Fur family transcriptional regulator, which encodes MTDTILLRCEAHGLRLTDQRRVIAGVLEDATDHPDVEELYARAVKLDPRISIATVYRTVKLFEESGILEKHEFGDGRARYEAADRDHHDHLIDMNSGRVIEFVDPDIEALQEKIAQKLGYELRGHRLELYGVPLKKN
- a CDS encoding class I fructose-bisphosphate aldolase, whose translation is MRATPIVQQILSKYEGETPGVKANLCRILMNGELGGTGKVIILPVDQGFEHGGARSFAANPAAYDPHYHYQLAIDAGLNAFAAPLGLLEAGADTFAGQIPTILKVNSANSLIPNAALKDQAITASVDDALRIGASAIGFTIYPGSSAGLDMFEEISAMREEAAAKGVATVIWSYPRGEALDKNGETAIDIAAYAAQIAALLGAHIIKIKLSTDHLSLPEAKAVYEEQKIDISTQAARVKHCMDASFAGRRIVVFSGGAKKGADSVYDDARAIRDGGGNGSIIGRNSFQRDRADALAMLSELVNIYKGNE
- a CDS encoding phosphoglycerate kinase, translated to MAWKTLDDMDLAQKRVLVRVDINVPVADGVVTDDTRIQRIIPTVRDILARGGKPILMAHYGRPKGQVVPEMSLRIVLPALSAALGQDVLFADGQYGAAVAAMKDGEVLLLENLRFAPGEEKNDPAFAARLAGLGDIYCNDAFSAAHRAHASTEAIARLLPSCAGRLMQAELSALEGALSTPKRPVMAVVGGAKVSTKLELLGNLVAKVDHLVIGGGMANTFLAAQGINVGKSLAEHEMTGTALEILAKAKTANCNVILPVDVVVAWEFAANTKNETVAADACPADAMILDAGPATVAIISQAMAASETLIWNGPLGAFEIAPFDTATNAAAEQAAAMTKAGNLISVAGGGDTVAALNKTGAAEDFTYISTAGGAFLEWMEGKALPGVAALEG
- a CDS encoding peptidylprolyl isomerase, producing the protein MRNNDMIAAGLGILGVAVFGAWFMMDQTANAQTALAEDGPGPNLVIDVAGGTEGQIVIDLLSEVAPKHVERIVTLANEGAYDNVAFHRVIDGFMAQTGDVENAKMDGDLDLAGTGGSVYDDLKAEFSAETFNRGAVGMARSQSPDSANSQFFIMFAPAPHLDGQYSVVGHVIAGMDVVDAIKLGTGQGGSVSDPDYMSTVTVVE
- a CDS encoding peptidylprolyl isomerase, with product MTDYKDPENTILLELKGGTVVIELLPDVAPAHVARMKELARSGAYDNVAFHRVIPGFMAQTGDVAHGNMENDFNLRRAGTGASEMPDVPAEFSKIPHARGSIGAARSANPNSANSQFFINFSDNDFLNGQYTVYGQVKSGMEHVDAIVVGEPPENPDRMISMKVAADA